DNA from Quercus lobata isolate SW786 chromosome 1, ValleyOak3.0 Primary Assembly, whole genome shotgun sequence:
TCGGGTTcaatacaagccctagaattttcaatttatcacaaaaccccaaattgatcaaattaaccatcATATAACATGATTATAGCAATATAGgaacaaaacccaatgatcaatttcaggaaaaaaaaaaaaaaatcttgattcaacaaaaatcccaattttgAAAGGGTTcgaaaattccaacaaaatgcatgagtttatgcatgaaaacatgaaaataaatgcaaagggAAGGGTATAAAGGTCTTACCGGCCTTGGGAGAGGAAAACCTAGCAAAAAGAATGGacgaaaacgacaaaaaattaAGATTGAGCCTTGACCGAGTCgtatggagagagaaaaaataaagaactttttgaaaaaatgtttgTCTCAActgaaaatcagtttttaaaaaacttcccttacgattttcgattgatcgaaatattaagttcgatcgatcgaaataaACAGAGGCTCACtgagattttttaaaaacaatttcgatcgatcaaaaaatagactcgatcaatcgaaacagacagagactcacaaaatttttgagaaaaacacagtttttgaaaaagttttagaaaCATCTCAAGGCATAGAAATTTAGGAACACATTGCATGAGaatgtgatgatatgattttcaaaaacaagaattgaagcccaattttcccaaatttaaaattccttacattctccataaattttcaagcatcaaatcaGTTTTGCACaaaactcaaagtatttgcaaacctggttggtcagaccaaagacacacacaataacatgtacaatgtttaccaaagagtaactcgtgtaatGTATGCAattagcaaaagcttgagatacatgtgaggtgatatataaatagcaatcaatcacaaggtctacaaaattcatcacatagaatttaaaagagactatcacgtaaagagttacatcatataactcccacatctcctagaacaTAAGCTTGCagtcatgtaagtttcttgaattttgcctcataatatacatatcaatttttatttattcagaaacttattaaaaagtCAGGATAatgtacataccaattttaattatgtaatttggcatcaagcctaatagtacacaccaattttaagtattaagcaattaaatcgaggctacaccttatgttttttttgtgcatCTGCTACGCTTTCtcaagcacaaaatcttacgatatgcactaaggtgttcatgattggctagtgaacagtggtgagatagttatttatacctttctctaaaagttcaagtccgacagtcaaagacatgtgacttcaagatcaagacaaagtgatcaaaaccataaacatctttcccacacaacatgcactacaaagctttaactagtaaagtgtaataagtaagctcatcaaggctaaataaggtacaaaagatatgttatgtgaaaataaattgaccaaccttgttctcaaaaactaagaaaatagtgcaaaacacaatttgcttccttttttttttaattaaaaaaactagaatgaaatgcatgaatgttatgctatgcaaactctagaaacaaaagaacacaaaaccaaaaaaaatggtcacaaagggtagagtaatgaagcacaaggactatgtcagaaagactcaattagttcgagtcttttgcattCAAAatcttttagatgcaccacgagcattggagttcatATTCACATTAGAGTGGTTTCCAACTccaagattggaataaaggtttaaaacctttaccaattcaccaatgagtaccataggatcttgtgcttgaggcataggtacttttggtttgtttgctctcttagcagcttgtAGCTTGTAAAAatttggacgaatgtgtccaggCTTTCCACAGAAATGACAAACCTATGTAGGCttatcatgtgacttgtccTTAGAAAGGGTAAGCTGCTTAGGtttagattctttcagatcaactTTAATCTTCCTAGATAGtgaaacttctatgggtttaacaacctcactcacagggggtttgacagtttcacacacaatctcactcacagaaggttcagaagaagatgaagggacaaaGTTTGTGAAATGGGGAGTaaacacagagatgctttcaacaaaatctaatccagatttgtcagaaggagacttttgaacactcagcatttgatcaagttcaGAACTAGCaaatctagcaacagataaatcaagttccaaagatttaactttatcaaacaatagcatattctcagttttcacattgttcaaaagttcatttgcatcaaacagtttaacaagcaaattcttcttatcaagctcaagagattcaattttctttaggctaagttcaacattcatagtatcctttgtagcaactttgcaaagtttattgtaggccttttgaagatctgcatcctcagagagttcctcatcagaagggttctcttcagcagatatgctctcattgactacagcagtagcagtgaaagtaatgaagtttccatcctcgtcacatccagactcatcatcaaaaacttcaccatcactaagggttacagtcatagccttacccttagacttcaaataggtaggacattcagatttcatgtgaccataccctgacatccaaaacactaaggacccatagaattatttaaagattgacctactttttctctaggtttatcattattgttaaccttaatgggatcattcttcctaaagtttctaggttcagcagtgttcgtACCTCTTACCTTTCTgttactattcctgagaaagtttctaaagttcttagtaaggtaagcaatctctgtaacagagagctcatcatcaaatccaccaacctcaacatcatcaactgacttaagaaccattgatttggatttgttagttttgggtaggtccaactcataagattgaagtGATCCTAAAAggtcatcaacagggatggagtccacatccttgctctcagtaatggcagtcaccttgggtctaaagtcttcagttaatgatctaagaatcttcctaacaattttagcttgatcatagatttcacccaagttaaaagcagaattaacaatatcattcagtttagcatagaattcatcaaaagattcatcatcagacatcctaatgattttaaatttaaaagttaactgctgcaatttattgattttgatagCTTTTATGCCTttatgcacagtctggaggatattccaagtagtatgagcaacctcaacattagagattctcttaaattcctccatagaaacagcgttaaagatagcattcatagccttgctattgaGCGCGACTGCTTCTTTTTAAGAAGTTttccactcactaacaggagtagtgggcttctcccatccgtatttaacggagttccagactctctcatcaatcgatttcaggaatgcttttatccttactttccaataggCATAATTATTCTCATCAAAGTGAGAATGAATAAtaagagagtgtccgtgttccatgacaataggggtcaaggatcaactcagtgatcaaaagatcaacaacaagagagcaacctactctaataccacttgatggtttttagaccccttaaaacacaattggattaacctaggtaattaaccaagttgttacttagtccaaattccaaatctaggttatcacaatcaaacaatcatatcatgcaaagcagcggaaagataaataacacaaaaatatgatcacctaggaaaccaaaccggtaaaaacctggggaggatttaacctagctattttCAAGGTacacctgaatccactatcttgaaagaatcaaaattcatacaataagacttacaggctcccacgctcgacttcttattgctactgACCAttagaacttattgacacgaccatatgcaaactccgaatccacggacttcttctttcttggattcactaccagatacaagcacacctgcttgtgtttctttatacttaaatggcagtaactgaattgatcatcaagatgtagataatatctcctccttgaaaaccctaaatttgtATAAAGGAAAGCTcatttagatctcacaagagatttacacaaacagcaatataaGCAActctaaaacgtggttagggtttgccttttatacttagaacaaattagaaaatcctaaacgttttaaaacaaactagggctgagttagaattctgcagaaaaacgctTTTGACcagattttcgattgatcaagcctaagcctcgatcgatcgaactaggCCGAGAAGCATAAAAGCCTTCTGCATCAACTTATtctaactttacataaatgatacaactttgagcaagtctaaacattactaaacatattgttttgatcatggtttgccaacaatacgcattagagttctaatacataaaaacctaagtctttagaacctaacaataatGTTTAATACTAAGTGTTACATTTACAATATTTCTACAATACGTTTATAACAAATCTTTGATTGTAAGTTATTaatgattctaatttgaatccacaactaaaaattatttttccctaccaataatagttaataataacttcttcttttttttggagaatgagtcaataataactttttatttaagatttattgtgaaaatgttgtggctataatatttttttaatggtcaaaaatttttctttctcatcaaactcacattttttggcttattacaaaaacaaaagttgaaTAAAGCAAAAGTACTACAGCGAGAACTATtgcctctttttatatagttagtagataGAAGTAGAAATTTGAGAGGGCAGGGGACAAGTGTGGGGGAAAAAGGGTGGGGgcgagaaataaaaaaaattagtctatACCTATTTTGTTGCCATTCCTATGTGGAAGGTCAAATATGCCAGCTAGGTTGGTATGTAAGGACAGAGCCAGGTGGAGGCTCAGCCCCCCGGgtcccattttattttatttttttaagttattctATATTTCACTTTTGTAGTTGGGCCTCCCTTCTCCCCAATCAGTCTAGCTATCCTAACTCAAATAGCAACTATCCAGcctaaaaactaaacaaaaccaataaaaatattcacaatggtgattgtattttagcaaaaaaacaattttaccaccaaagaacaaaaaaaatcatgtgttattggagaagctaaagttaaattttttgcaactatagCAAACTGGTATAAATACCAGTTGGCTGTAgtaagttattaaaaataaaatacaatattttattaagattatctcttcctttaattaaaaaactcaaattctccctctttcttattattttaatgagttgtttataatattttaaatgaagtaaaaaaagaaaaagaaaaaaagaacatttgatattaggtgtattgtaaagtgaggtggtaaaatagataaagtagctaTTTGAGttactaaaagctaaaagttttAGCATCAccactgtgaatgctctaatttcaaaaaataaaaatcctagccagcttaatattaaaaaaacattttttttttttttttgtgatgattgtatcttaatgtatttaaaaacaatgattttgtgtatttataaaattttaatactatatgaatgtttatttgaagtttttttttctttatacttgGGTCCCCGCTAACTTAAAATCCTAGGTCCGTCCTTGTTgctatgtgttttttttttttttttttttttttttcattatacatCAAGCATAATATATCTTCAttcttcaataataattttaaaaaaatcttaatatacCATGtcataattgtgaaaaaatttataaaaaattgctGTGACTAGATAGAATTATTATTGCATAAAATGCCCATCATATCAAAAAACTTCCACAAGACAATTTGCTTGACTCTAACGACTTCATTATCCAGTGCAATTTCCTTGAGGGCGTGGGAACACATGTTAAGTAGTGAGCCTTTTCTGCCGAAGACCAAATTTCTTCTTTGTGTCCGGGTATTCTTTTGTTCGTTTATGATCGATCTTATCTTTGTAGCTTTTTTTGTATTGACcataaaagaaaccaaaaacataaacatttgGAGTGCATTATCACTTTTCCTATCATTTTGGTTTCTTCCTCAAGACTTCGCAAGTCTTCACTCTTCCCTGCCCCACTcctcttatttttcttgttctttttattaatctttgttttctttgccaCGGTTgcccctttctttcttttattcttttatatatatatatatatatatatataggaaaaagttaataaatatcCTAAAAGtcaatgtttaaaaaatatatttttttaaatttttataagcaaaaaaaaaaaaaaaaaatcttttaaataattttttatattttccatgaaagtgatataaatttttttctaaaatagtttattcaCAAATGACCTAAGAGCATCTATAAACCATGGATCCTCTTAATTCCAATTTATTTTGGTGTGTTTTGGTCAATTTCAACTTGTATTGAGATTTCACATGTAACGACTGATATGATCTTGTTCATTCTCTATATGTGATAGAGAGgaatttataggaaaaaaaaatggtagattaTCAATGGCAAATAAAAACAGTAATATTAGTAATAAATCTAAATAAGAACTAATAAAACCTTACCTACTCAATTtttctaaggttttttttttttttttttttttttggcacttGTAACTTAGCTCGTGTGTACAAACGAAGAGagacttaaaattttcatcataaatgatgagttttattttttatattcaaggAAATGAGTGGTCCCccttttttctattgttttcttaatttctcttctctcattcttttttgttgtatttgatattgtatgaaataatttattatcaaaattttaatttatataatataaaattgataaaattgtcacatatttgaatatattgtattataaatatttataaaaaaataaaattgtggtAATTCCTATaggtaattttgtaatatttttttgtaatcaGAACATAATTGACTACTTGGTAAATATTAAGAAAGGTGTGAGTGAGGACTACGCAATAATTTTCCGCCTGCCAGACTATAAGTTATCAGTTATCACATCATTACTCACGCGGAAAGAATGGTCTCGAcatcatattataaataaatcaacTTGTCCACTTGAACGAATTACATCAATTATATCACATTATTTTGTAATAaccttttaattattttcttttgaaaatcaCTCACACTCGTCCTCCCTGTCAGATACAATGGGCAACACGAATCTTTGCACCACAGTCGGCCTACCATGTTTAACTTTCACAACTCTTTACCTCGCTTTCTTGCTGCTCCACTTGTCCAACACATTAGCCATTAACTCTCCGTCTCCTTACAAACTAGTCGATAATATTATCCTTAACTGTGGCTCCTCTGACAATTCGACAGCATTAGATGGTCGGACCTGGACTGGAGATGTCAATTCAAAATTCTTCCCTCAAGAACTATCACAAAACCAGGCCTCTCTAGCCACAAACTCACTTAAGCAATCCTCATCTGCTTCCCAAGTACCCTATACCACTGCCCGCTTGTCTGTCTCCCCATTCACCTACATATTCCCTATCACCTCAGGTCAAAAATTCATTCGCCTATACTTCTACCCAGCTTGGTACGGCAATTTCGACCGCTCTAAAGCCCTCTTCTCTGTCAAAGCTGGATCTTTTACTCTTCTTCGAGACTTTAATGCTGCACTTACAGCAGACGCCGATGGTGATCCCGATGATGCTATATCTAGAGAATTCTGTGTCAACATGGAGGAAGATGAGAGGCTGAACTTAACCTTCATTCCAAGCGATTCCAATTCATCATTTGCGTTCATTAACGGAATTGAAATCTTGTCTATGCCTACTAATCTCTATTACACTCCGTCTGACAGTCAAGGGTTCCCTTTCATCGGCCAAGAGAACTGGTACAGCATCGGAAAGGGAACTGCTCTCGAGATGGTGTACAGAATAAATGTTGGAGGGGGCTTCATCTCACCCACTGAAGACACTGGAATGTTCCGGAGCTGGAGTCAGGACGAAAAGTACTTGACAGAAGATTTAAGTTCTGTTCTACCTGTTAACACAACTATTGAACTGCTATTTACCAAAATACCAGCCTACACTGCACCAGAAGATGTATACCGGACTGCCCGGACTATGGGGAGGTACAAAGCAGTCAATAAGAAGTACAATCTCACTTGGGAATTTCCCGTAGATTCTGGGTTTGAATATCTTGTTAGGCTGCACTTCTGCGAGTTTCAATCAGAGATTACTGATATTCAAGACCgagtgtttcttattttcatagCAAATCAAACTGCCGAGACTGCAGCCGATGTGATGAGATGGGCAGGTAGCAAAGGTGTTCCCATATACATAGACTACGCTGTGTCAATATATGGCAAAGAAAACCAGAAGAAAATGAACCTTTCTATCGCCCTACAAGCGAACCCCAATGACTATGTCACTCATTTCAATGATGCAATCTTGAACGGTATCGAAATCTTCAAAGCAAGCGACGTCAGTGGCAATCTTGCGGGATCCAACCCCGAACCAGTTCCATTGACCCCTCTAAAGTCTCTGCCACCGATACAATCAACAGAGTCGAAGAAGAATAATAGAACAATAATAATTGCCGTTGGTGGTGGAGTTTCTGGCTTTACTATACTCCTGATTCTCGTAGTCTTGATTTTCCGACTAGCCGAAAGAGTCAAGGATTCCGACAACTCAACAAAGGCAAGCGGGTCAACTCTACCGTGTAGTTTGTGTCGCTGCTTCTCACTCGCTGAGATTATGGCAGCTACCAACAATTTTGACGAACTACTCATTATTGGTGCTGGAGGGTTCGGTGATGTGTACAAAGGATACATTAATGGTAGTGCGGCTACCCCAGTTGCGATCAAACGATTAAAATCCGGTTCTCAACAAGGAGCTCAGGAGTTCAAAACAGAGATTGCGATGTTGTCTCAACTCCGCCACTGCCATCTTGTTTCTTTGATTGGATATTGTGAGGATGGAAACGAGATGATACTCGTGTATGATTACATGGCTCATGGGACCCTTCGTGACCATCTCTATAACACCAAGTATCAGCCACTTTCTTGGAAGCAACGACTCCAAATCTGTATTGGTGCAGCACATGGGTTGAACTACCTTCATACAGGTGCGACATATACAATCATTCATCGTGATATGAAGAGTACAAATATCTTATTAGATGAGCAATGGTTGGCCAAGGTGTCTGATTTCGGGTTGTCAAAGTTTGGTCCCATGATGTCCAAGTCCCATGTTAGTACAGTGGTTAAGGGTACATTTGGATATTTGGACCCGGAATATTATCGCTTTCAACGACTTACTGAGAAGTCTGATGTGTACTCCTATGGTGTACTGTTGTGTGAAGTGTTGTGTGGAAAGCCACCAATCATACGTACGGATGAGGACGAGCCAATGGGTCTAGCAGCATGGGTCCTGCAGTGCTATCGCAATGGAAAGCTTGATCAAACTGTTGATCCATCTTTGAAGGGGGAAATTGAACCAGAATGTTTGAAGAAATTTGGCGAGATTGTAGAGAATTGTTTGCTTGACAATGGAACCAAACGACCATCAATGAATGATGTGATTGGGGGGCTTGAGTTAGCATTGGAGTTGCAAGAGAGTGCAAAAAAAGATGTCAAGCTTGATTTGGCAGAAGAAATTGAcatgaatgatgatgatgagcaTGCTTTGATCCCCATGTCAGACGTCAATTAAAGTGATGACATGATTTTTAGTAGTAGTGGAAAACTATCAAGTACTAATAGCAATAGTCAAGTGACCGTAGTAAGCTGAGGAAGTCTTGCTAGTAAGGATTCAAATGGATTGATGTCCCCCAGGGCAGTGTTGTCTGAGATTATGGATCCTAAACGTCAATAAacatagggggaaaaaaaaaaaaaggagaaaaggttGCTAGTTGAATTTTTAATATGGCTGATCGTAACTGCCAAAGTCCTTACTTAATTTCCTCCTTGAATTATGAAACTTTGAATCTGTGGAACATCTCCTAATTTGCTATTGAGCCTTAGTCTTTTAAGTTCAAATGATAAGCACTCTGAACAAAATACTCACCCGATTTTTTCTTGCAATCCAAATATGACGCATGCCCCACCTTTTTGTGGCAATGCCTCTACGGGGATTCCATGGGTTTTGCATCATCCGGTGAAGTGATCTGCAAATAAGTTTTCCCCGGTCTTTTGTAATGTTTAGTTGCTGTTTATGTTTTGGGTGTAGTGGAAGACTTGTTCTGTTTTTGTGTTGTTGTAATAGTTTCTGTTTAGTCCAGTGTTGTCTTCAGGGTCTTGCTAATCTGGTTTAGTTTGTTTGAACTCTCTTTTTCTGTGTCTGTACGTTtcctttcattaataaaattcccctgttatgtgaaaaaaaaaatatatatatatatatatatatctagaaCATCAAACTGTGACAGTGGTATCTGCAATATTTTAGCAACATAATCAGGCATAAAAGCATGATATAAAAGCTCCAAATTCCACCAATGCGTATCCCTATCAATTAGATCGCAGCAACCTTCATATCTGGATTAAGCACTTAACAGGAAAAATAATCTTGTGACAACTGATAGGAAGCACGATGGAGCCATGTAAAAGATGGAGAATGACCCAACGTAGCATGCATAAACAGAGCATTTACGATAGATAATACTTGACCTTCCAAATTCTTTCCAAAATCAAGTCTGGAACATTTAATACTTTCCAAcgcttttataaaaattaaaaattaaaaaaaagggggcttttttcttttagaatgtAATACTCTCAGACCTTACTTAGCCAACGAAGATAAGTTAAAAGATTCAAGTTCTTGTAAACCCGATCCACTCTTATTTTTCGAGATACACAGCTTATTGTGTAGTCCCAACCAATAGGAAGAAGACAGATCATTAAAAACTGATGACATAAGCTAACTTGCCATGTCATCCACCATGTATAACGTCCCTTAACCCCATCAGTTCTAACTACTGAGagcattttcaaattttgtttttgagatgTAAATGGGCAGGATCTTTAAATTTGAGATGTAAATGAGCTGGGcattgtcaaattttgttttatgaaaTATCACATGGAGTATTTCCTAACACCAAACAAAATGTACTTCTGCCAAATTCTTCTTTAACGTCCCACTTGCCAGCAATGGCAACCTCGCCATTGCCCCGCTTATCGTCGTACGCCTCCTCTATGTTTTCTCCATCGTAATCTCTCACCTCCTCAACCTGGATATGCAAATGATTTGATGGATAATCCAAATTTTTAGATCTGAGAGGTATGTTGTTCCTCTAACAAAGGATGATAATGCTTCAAGATTCAAGCAATAACAAATCCTTTCAAGCAATGAATGAGGTATTTAGATATTGGCTTTCATGCCTTTATGAAGTTCAAGTTATCCTTATccagaaaaaaaatcttattttcacAACTGAAGGTAATAATTGATAGTATAAAGGCTTGTCAATCTAATTTTTGCTAGTAATAACAATTGACATTTGTTCTAGCAAACTTGTGTACATTTTAATATACTTTTGAATACAGTTAATGATGCAATATTGGATATTGGATAGTTATTAGATTACCCTGAAGTGGTTAGACAATAGATTTCTATTGACGAACAATAACTTAGTGATTTTGTGTTATGATTCAGACAAACTTGGAAGGCATTTGCATTTTGGAAGACACTTGCTTGGAGTAGTGGAAGTCTCGACTTGCAAAAGATGAGGATGAGCAATAGGCTAAGGATGAGGATCTGCAAGTTAAACATGAAGGAGCCATCATTATTGGCTGAACGAGATGgattcattagttttttttttttgggaaaccaGACCCGAAGGCCTGCTAGATTAATATAAAAGAAGATTACAAAGCATCACTGACTACAATAGGAGCTATATCATCAGGTACAGATTCCATCCACACCTAAAGCTCATTACCAGATTTGGACTTTCTGGCAAGGAAATGGGCGACTGAATTTCCAAGTCATTTTACATGTGCAAAATTACA
Protein-coding regions in this window:
- the LOC115986169 gene encoding receptor-like protein kinase FERONIA: MGNTNLCTTVGLPCLTFTTLYLAFLLLHLSNTLAINSPSPYKLVDNIILNCGSSDNSTALDGRTWTGDVNSKFFPQELSQNQASLATNSLKQSSSASQVPYTTARLSVSPFTYIFPITSGQKFIRLYFYPAWYGNFDRSKALFSVKAGSFTLLRDFNAALTADADGDPDDAISREFCVNMEEDERLNLTFIPSDSNSSFAFINGIEILSMPTNLYYTPSDSQGFPFIGQENWYSIGKGTALEMVYRINVGGGFISPTEDTGMFRSWSQDEKYLTEDLSSVLPVNTTIELLFTKIPAYTAPEDVYRTARTMGRYKAVNKKYNLTWEFPVDSGFEYLVRLHFCEFQSEITDIQDRVFLIFIANQTAETAADVMRWAGSKGVPIYIDYAVSIYGKENQKKMNLSIALQANPNDYVTHFNDAILNGIEIFKASDVSGNLAGSNPEPVPLTPLKSLPPIQSTESKKNNRTIIIAVGGGVSGFTILLILVVLIFRLAERVKDSDNSTKASGSTLPCSLCRCFSLAEIMAATNNFDELLIIGAGGFGDVYKGYINGSAATPVAIKRLKSGSQQGAQEFKTEIAMLSQLRHCHLVSLIGYCEDGNEMILVYDYMAHGTLRDHLYNTKYQPLSWKQRLQICIGAAHGLNYLHTGATYTIIHRDMKSTNILLDEQWLAKVSDFGLSKFGPMMSKSHVSTVVKGTFGYLDPEYYRFQRLTEKSDVYSYGVLLCEVLCGKPPIIRTDEDEPMGLAAWVLQCYRNGKLDQTVDPSLKGEIEPECLKKFGEIVENCLLDNGTKRPSMNDVIGGLELALELQESAKKDVKLDLAEEIDMNDDDEHALIPMSDVN